A single region of the Mechercharimyces sp. CAU 1602 genome encodes:
- the lipA gene encoding lipoyl synthase, with translation MKKDRRHQRPQRKPEWLKVKLNTGENFGKLKKMMRSKTLHTVCEEARCPNLYECWSHGTATFMILGDICTRACRFCAVKTGLPTELDWAEPERVAEAVEQMEVKHAVVTSVARDDLADGGAAIFAATIRAIRKRNPGTSVEVLIPDFLGNWDALKVVMDEKPDILNHNIETVGRLSDRVRSKAKYPRSLELLSRAKEMQPSIPTKSSLMVGVGEEIEDILETMDDLRAHHVDIMTIGQYLQPTFKHLKIVRYYMPDEFVMLKEEGLKRGFSHVESGPLVRSSYHAHEQVQSAQTNIAAVNEG, from the coding sequence TTGAAGAAAGATCGTCGTCACCAACGACCGCAACGAAAACCCGAGTGGTTGAAAGTAAAATTAAATACGGGGGAAAACTTCGGCAAGCTTAAGAAAATGATGCGGAGTAAGACCCTTCATACGGTGTGTGAGGAAGCACGATGCCCCAATTTATATGAGTGCTGGTCTCATGGAACAGCAACTTTTATGATTTTAGGCGATATTTGCACGCGGGCATGTCGCTTTTGTGCAGTAAAGACAGGATTGCCGACTGAATTAGATTGGGCAGAACCTGAGAGAGTGGCAGAAGCGGTAGAGCAGATGGAAGTAAAGCATGCTGTTGTCACATCGGTTGCACGCGATGATTTAGCTGATGGCGGTGCAGCTATCTTTGCTGCTACTATACGCGCGATCCGCAAACGTAACCCAGGAACTTCGGTAGAAGTATTGATTCCTGACTTTCTTGGGAACTGGGATGCATTAAAAGTAGTTATGGATGAGAAACCCGATATCTTAAACCATAATATTGAAACGGTTGGACGTCTTTCCGATCGTGTTCGTTCTAAAGCGAAATATCCTCGTTCCTTGGAATTACTATCGCGGGCAAAGGAGATGCAACCTTCTATTCCGACAAAGTCAAGCTTGATGGTTGGTGTAGGAGAAGAAATTGAGGATATTTTAGAGACTATGGATGATTTGCGAGCACATCATGTCGATATTATGACCATTGGACAGTACTTACAGCCAACATTTAAGCATTTGAAGATTGTACGGTACTATATGCCGGATGAATTTGTGATGTTAAAAGAAGAAGGATTGAAGCGTGGATTTAGCCATGTGGAATCAGGTCCGCTTGTACGGAGTTCCTATCACGCGCATGAACAAGTACAGTCGGCACAGACAAACATCGCTGCTGTAAATGAAGGCTAA
- a CDS encoding ABC transporter substrate-binding protein, whose product MPRRKHLIITLALLFILSTILAACGSSEQQADQGSTLVFGRGGDSDSLDPAQVTDGESIKVTQNLYETLVKYKKENTEVEPGLATEWEPSEDGLTWTFKLREGVKFHDGTDFNAEAVVFNFNRWMDKNNEYHKGGEFPYYGYMFGGYKGDEGHVIKSVKAMDDYTVEFTLEKPQGPFLNNLGMPAFGIASPTAVKKDPEKFGENPVGTGPFAFVEWKKEDSITLKKNTEYWDEGKPSLDRVIFRSIPDNAGRLTALKSGDIDLMDGLNPDATQSIEDDDKLSLYTRPPMNVGYLAFNTEKKPFDNVKVRQALNHAVNKEGLIKSFYNGLAEPAKNPMPPSLWGYNDEITDYEYDLDQAKKLLKEAGYEDGFKMELWAMPVPRPYMPDGKKIAEYLSADFEKLGIEVEIISMEWQTYLEKTGKGEHEAALLGWTGDNGDPDNFLYVLLDQTNAKGPDAGNIAFYKSEELHKLLSKAQGLSDKEERAKLYKEAQKVIKKDAPWVPMVHSTPPLASQSYVKGFIPHPTGSESLENVSIEK is encoded by the coding sequence ATGCCGAGACGAAAGCATCTGATCATAACGCTTGCCTTATTATTTATTCTTTCCACCATCCTAGCCGCGTGCGGCTCTTCTGAACAACAAGCGGATCAAGGAAGCACTCTGGTATTTGGGCGTGGGGGAGACTCTGATTCATTGGATCCTGCTCAGGTGACAGATGGTGAATCGATTAAAGTGACACAAAATTTGTATGAGACACTGGTGAAATATAAGAAAGAAAACACGGAAGTAGAACCTGGATTGGCGACGGAATGGGAACCATCGGAAGATGGACTTACCTGGACATTTAAACTGCGTGAAGGTGTAAAATTTCACGACGGCACCGACTTTAATGCAGAAGCCGTTGTGTTCAACTTCAACCGCTGGATGGATAAGAATAACGAATATCATAAGGGCGGAGAATTCCCTTACTACGGATATATGTTTGGTGGTTATAAAGGGGATGAAGGCCACGTCATTAAAAGCGTAAAAGCGATGGATGATTATACCGTTGAATTTACATTAGAGAAGCCTCAAGGTCCGTTTTTGAATAACCTAGGAATGCCGGCTTTTGGGATCGCTTCACCCACAGCAGTAAAGAAAGATCCTGAGAAGTTTGGTGAAAATCCAGTTGGTACAGGTCCATTCGCCTTTGTAGAATGGAAGAAAGAAGATAGCATCACGTTGAAGAAAAATACGGAGTATTGGGATGAAGGAAAACCATCTCTGGATCGAGTTATCTTCCGTTCTATTCCAGATAATGCAGGGAGACTGACAGCATTAAAATCAGGGGATATTGATTTGATGGATGGATTAAATCCTGATGCAACCCAATCGATTGAAGATGATGACAAACTTAGTCTTTATACCCGTCCACCTATGAATGTTGGCTACCTTGCTTTTAACACGGAAAAGAAACCTTTTGATAATGTGAAAGTGCGCCAGGCGCTCAACCATGCGGTAAATAAAGAAGGGTTGATCAAAAGCTTCTACAATGGGTTGGCTGAACCAGCAAAAAATCCAATGCCACCTTCATTGTGGGGCTATAATGATGAGATAACTGATTACGAGTATGATCTTGACCAAGCGAAAAAATTGTTAAAAGAAGCAGGATACGAAGATGGCTTTAAAATGGAATTGTGGGCGATGCCAGTGCCACGTCCATATATGCCGGATGGTAAGAAAATTGCTGAGTATTTAAGTGCTGATTTTGAAAAGTTGGGGATTGAAGTAGAGATTATCAGCATGGAATGGCAAACATATCTTGAGAAAACCGGTAAGGGTGAACATGAGGCTGCACTCTTAGGTTGGACGGGTGATAATGGTGACCCAGACAACTTCTTGTATGTTCTGTTGGATCAAACGAATGCCAAAGGTCCTGATGCGGGGAACATCGCATTTTATAAAAGCGAAGAATTGCATAAACTTTTGTCAAAAGCGCAAGGCTTATCTGACAAAGAAGAACGTGCCAAATTGTATAAAGAAGCTCAAAAAGTGATTAAAAAAGATGCTCCTTGGGTTCCTATGGTTCATTCTACACCACCACTTGCATCCCAATCGTACGTGAAAGGGTTTATACCGCATCCGACGGGAAGTGAAAGTTTAGAAAATGTCTCGATTGAAAAGTAA
- a CDS encoding ABC transporter permease, which yields MLSYTIRRLLQLIPVLFGISLLTFSIVHAIPGDPARAILGTKATAGQIAEVREELGLNEPLVMQYVDYVKNLFQGDLGKSYLTNRDIGEEMFPYLAATAELAFVALALATFFGMNLGILSAWRQNSWLDYSAMLIALIGISMPVFWLGLLEQWVFAQELGWLPSNGRLDARTLFDPITGIYTLDALLTGNWYVFEDAWKHLVLPAVALATIPMAMIARMTRSSMLEVMRSDYIRTARAKGVSEFWIVYKHTLKNAFIPVLTIIGVQMGLLLGGAILTETIFSWPGIGRYVYEAIGTRDYQVIQSGILVIATLFVIINLIVDLLYATIDPRIQYGKE from the coding sequence ATGTTGAGCTACACCATCCGTAGATTATTACAACTCATCCCAGTACTGTTCGGCATATCGCTCCTTACATTCTCAATTGTACATGCCATTCCGGGTGATCCTGCTCGCGCAATTTTAGGCACGAAAGCGACAGCTGGACAAATTGCGGAAGTGCGTGAAGAGCTAGGCTTAAACGAACCATTGGTGATGCAGTATGTGGACTATGTAAAAAATTTATTTCAAGGGGACTTAGGAAAATCATACTTGACTAACCGGGATATCGGAGAGGAAATGTTCCCCTATTTGGCGGCAACGGCAGAATTGGCATTTGTTGCATTGGCATTGGCCACTTTTTTCGGAATGAACTTAGGGATCCTATCGGCATGGCGACAAAATTCATGGTTAGATTACTCTGCGATGTTGATTGCACTAATAGGTATTTCAATGCCGGTCTTTTGGCTTGGTTTATTGGAACAGTGGGTGTTTGCACAGGAATTAGGGTGGCTTCCCTCTAATGGTAGATTAGATGCCCGTACGCTGTTTGATCCGATTACGGGAATATATACGTTAGATGCGCTTCTTACGGGAAACTGGTACGTTTTTGAGGATGCTTGGAAGCACTTAGTGCTACCTGCAGTAGCATTGGCAACCATTCCAATGGCGATGATTGCGCGCATGACTCGCTCTAGCATGTTGGAAGTGATGCGATCTGATTATATACGGACGGCCCGTGCTAAAGGAGTGTCAGAATTTTGGATTGTGTATAAACATACATTGAAAAATGCATTTATTCCAGTATTGACAATTATCGGTGTACAGATGGGACTCCTTTTAGGGGGCGCTATTCTGACAGAAACGATCTTTAGTTGGCCAGGAATTGGTCGATATGTATATGAAGCGATAGGAACGAGAGATTATCAGGTGATCCAATCGGGTATCTTGGTTATCGCCACGCTATTTGTCATCATTAATTTGATCGTTGATTTACTTTACGCAACCATTGACCCACGAATCCAGTACGGAAAGGAGTAA
- a CDS encoding MetS family NSS transporter small subunit — protein MSGGAWIMFLIGALVLWGGFLFFLTSALRTDKKKGRAK, from the coding sequence ATGAGTGGTGGAGCATGGATTATGTTTTTAATCGGAGCGCTCGTATTGTGGGGAGGGTTTCTATTCTTTCTCACATCGGCATTGCGGACAGATAAGAAAAAGGGAAGAGCGAAATAA
- a CDS encoding YhcN/YlaJ family sporulation lipoprotein, with the protein MTKHRSLLLFLCLSLFVTACSNQARSNDSDQESNYKDGREDKNHVQYLGTGLSNPSHLNKEESKLGYIRFKASQHRDDKQPDAFIDRNVLARQIGELVTRLSKVDECTVLVTDDHIFVGLDHPTSESISAAERTTASISPRYFDIHVTGDPHLRSKMEQIGEQVKKGETTSEESDNINDLLRQMGDHTPPIQQ; encoded by the coding sequence TTGACGAAACATCGTTCACTGCTTCTGTTTCTATGCCTATCCCTCTTCGTAACTGCCTGTTCCAATCAGGCTCGCTCCAATGATAGCGATCAAGAATCTAACTATAAAGATGGGCGTGAGGATAAAAACCATGTTCAATACCTAGGGACCGGGCTAAGTAACCCCTCTCATCTGAACAAAGAAGAAAGTAAGCTCGGCTATATTCGTTTCAAAGCATCTCAACATCGGGATGATAAACAACCTGATGCGTTTATCGACCGCAACGTCCTTGCCCGTCAAATCGGAGAGTTAGTAACACGCCTATCCAAAGTAGATGAATGTACGGTTCTCGTAACAGACGACCACATCTTTGTAGGGCTAGATCACCCTACTTCAGAAAGCATAAGTGCGGCTGAACGAACGACTGCTAGTATCAGTCCTCGCTACTTCGACATCCATGTGACCGGAGACCCACATTTACGATCTAAAATGGAGCAAATCGGTGAACAAGTGAAAAAGGGTGAGACCACAAGCGAAGAAAGTGACAACATCAACGATTTGCTTCGCCAAATGGGAGATCACACCCCTCCCATTCAGCAGTAA
- a CDS encoding MBL fold metallo-hydrolase: MREHTPKQLHEQLYMIDGFDLYQPERTGIYVLRIKEAVTLIETGPSISVPHVLKGLACLDIDSADVRYIIVTHIHLDHAGGAGLLMKSCPQAEIIVHERGQKHLIDPSRLIMGARQVYQDAFDDLFDPVLPVEANRVLVKGEGDVLRLGAERKLYFIDTPGHAKHHFSIYDNVSKGVFTGDTAGVRYVDGLGEGRDFFLPSTSPNQFDPEAMIASIERLRSFSPQRLFFGHFGMSDEVDKALDEVTYWIPRFVEAGVEALQAGEGAAGIERRLLQSIASYVREFGVEKESPLFQTLTLDLPICALGIKDYIDKKARKEG; encoded by the coding sequence ATGAGAGAGCATACCCCTAAGCAGCTGCATGAGCAACTATATATGATTGATGGTTTTGACTTGTATCAACCGGAGCGCACAGGGATATATGTGTTGCGAATAAAAGAAGCGGTTACATTGATTGAGACAGGGCCTAGTATTTCAGTGCCTCATGTGCTAAAGGGTTTGGCCTGTCTCGATATCGATTCGGCTGATGTCCGTTATATCATAGTGACTCACATTCATTTGGATCATGCTGGTGGTGCAGGATTATTGATGAAAAGCTGTCCTCAGGCTGAAATAATTGTGCATGAGCGAGGACAGAAACACTTAATAGATCCCAGTAGATTGATTATGGGGGCACGGCAAGTGTATCAAGATGCTTTTGATGATTTGTTCGATCCTGTCCTTCCCGTGGAGGCAAATCGGGTACTGGTTAAAGGAGAAGGGGATGTATTAAGATTAGGTGCGGAAAGAAAGCTCTACTTTATCGATACTCCAGGGCACGCGAAACATCACTTTTCAATCTATGATAACGTGTCAAAGGGGGTATTTACAGGAGATACAGCGGGAGTACGTTACGTGGATGGATTGGGGGAAGGAAGGGACTTTTTTCTTCCTTCTACATCACCTAACCAATTTGATCCGGAAGCTATGATAGCCTCTATAGAACGTCTTCGCTCATTTTCTCCGCAACGGCTTTTCTTTGGGCACTTTGGAATGAGCGACGAGGTGGATAAAGCTTTAGATGAAGTAACTTACTGGATTCCACGTTTTGTAGAAGCAGGAGTTGAAGCACTTCAGGCAGGAGAAGGAGCAGCTGGAATAGAACGACGACTATTGCAATCGATCGCCTCGTACGTAAGAGAGTTCGGAGTGGAAAAAGAGTCTCCTCTATTCCAAACATTAACTTTAGATCTACCAATCTGCGCATTAGGAATTAAGGATTACATTGATAAAAAAGCCCGCAAGGAGGGGTAG
- a CDS encoding ABC transporter permease translates to MSTLEAQPTPMTPSPTPQPDSEQQNRPFFDFWRSFRRHKSAMIGLILISAFVLLAILAPFLSSYGYNEIDADIRLQAPSAEHWFGTDDLGRDVFTRILYGSRLSLMVGFFAVTGSILVGSILGLIAGYYGGVRDTLISRMFDMLLAFPSILLAIAIVTILGPSLQNAIIAITIINVPTFGRLLRSRVLSVKEEDFILAARSIGMKDRRILLHHILPNCWTPVMVQGTLSFAIAVIEAAALGFLGLGAQPPEPEWGTMLADARNFIQLAPWTMIFPGLAIMLTVLGFNLLGDGLRDILDPRMKQ, encoded by the coding sequence ATGTCTACACTAGAAGCACAACCTACACCTATGACCCCATCTCCTACTCCCCAACCAGACTCAGAACAGCAAAATCGCCCTTTCTTTGACTTTTGGCGTTCGTTCCGTCGGCATAAGTCTGCGATGATTGGCTTAATTCTTATAAGTGCTTTTGTGCTGTTAGCAATTTTAGCTCCTTTCCTTAGCTCATATGGATATAATGAAATCGATGCGGACATTCGCTTGCAAGCACCTTCTGCAGAGCATTGGTTTGGTACAGATGACCTTGGGAGAGATGTTTTTACTCGCATTTTATATGGCTCAAGACTTTCATTGATGGTAGGTTTCTTCGCTGTGACAGGCTCTATACTAGTGGGCTCAATCTTGGGGTTAATTGCTGGTTACTATGGTGGGGTTCGGGATACATTGATTTCGCGCATGTTTGATATGCTGTTAGCGTTTCCAAGTATTTTGCTTGCTATCGCGATTGTGACCATTTTGGGCCCTAGTTTACAAAATGCGATTATCGCAATTACAATCATTAATGTTCCGACATTTGGACGCTTATTGCGCTCGCGTGTGCTCAGTGTAAAAGAGGAAGATTTTATTTTGGCGGCAAGGTCGATCGGTATGAAAGATCGACGGATTCTCCTCCATCATATTTTGCCTAATTGCTGGACTCCTGTTATGGTACAGGGCACATTAAGTTTTGCGATTGCGGTAATTGAAGCTGCTGCCCTTGGCTTCTTGGGTCTAGGCGCTCAACCTCCTGAGCCAGAATGGGGAACAATGCTAGCGGATGCTCGTAATTTCATTCAATTAGCGCCGTGGACAATGATCTTTCCAGGATTGGCAATTATGCTCACGGTACTGGGCTTTAACTTGTTGGGGGATGGATTACGTGATATTCTTGATCCCCGCATGAAACAGTAG
- a CDS encoding ABC transporter ATP-binding protein: MESATLLQVRNLKKSFPIRGGIWGKKVGEVKAVEDVSFNVRSGETLGLVGESGCGKSTTGRALMRLIEPTSGEIEFDGISLMGLNTEEMRKQRRNLQMVFQDPFASLNPRKKIKSILEEPMKVHGLGANQLERQERVRELLEVVGLKGDYANRYPHQFSGGQRQRVGIARALSVHPKLIVADEPVSALDVSVQSQVLNLMEDLQEKYALTYLFIAHDLSVVHHIADRVGVMYLGRLVELADRDELYDHPQHPYTQALLSAVPIPNPEAKSERIILQGDVPSPADPPNGCAFHPRCPHVMEVCRTTRPEFKDHGNGHFAACHLL; this comes from the coding sequence ATGGAATCAGCAACGCTCTTGCAAGTTCGTAATCTCAAGAAGTCCTTTCCTATTAGAGGAGGTATATGGGGGAAAAAGGTTGGAGAAGTAAAAGCAGTTGAAGATGTATCCTTTAACGTCCGCTCAGGAGAAACATTGGGTTTAGTGGGAGAGAGTGGCTGCGGAAAGTCCACCACAGGCAGGGCGTTGATGAGATTGATCGAGCCCACTAGCGGAGAGATTGAATTTGATGGCATCTCATTGATGGGATTAAATACGGAGGAGATGCGAAAGCAGAGACGAAACCTGCAGATGGTATTTCAGGACCCATTTGCTTCCCTCAATCCAAGGAAGAAGATTAAAAGCATCTTAGAAGAGCCGATGAAGGTGCATGGATTGGGGGCTAATCAGTTAGAGCGACAGGAACGCGTGCGAGAATTATTAGAAGTAGTTGGATTAAAAGGTGATTATGCTAACCGATATCCACATCAATTTAGTGGTGGTCAGCGACAGCGGGTTGGAATTGCTCGTGCGTTGAGTGTTCATCCCAAATTGATCGTAGCAGATGAACCAGTATCAGCGCTAGATGTGTCGGTACAGTCCCAAGTACTTAATCTGATGGAAGATTTGCAAGAAAAGTATGCCCTAACTTATCTTTTTATCGCCCATGATCTTAGTGTGGTACACCATATCGCAGATCGAGTTGGGGTCATGTATTTGGGGCGTTTGGTGGAGTTGGCAGACCGCGATGAGCTGTACGATCATCCCCAACATCCATATACGCAAGCATTGTTATCAGCCGTCCCGATCCCCAATCCGGAGGCTAAGTCGGAGCGAATTATTTTACAAGGGGATGTACCAAGCCCGGCTGATCCACCGAATGGGTGTGCTTTTCATCCGCGTTGCCCCCATGTGATGGAAGTTTGTCGCACCACCCGTCCAGAGTTCAAGGATCATGGCAATGGGCATTTTGCCGCGTGTCACTTGCTGTAG
- a CDS encoding sodium-dependent transporter codes for MKQQSEQWGSRAGFILAAVGSAIGLGNIWRYPYVVYENGGGAFLVPYFIALLTAGIPILLLEYTLGHRFRGSAPLSYRRLSKNWEWLGWFQVLLSFVIVSYYMVIIGWALSYSYFSFGTKWGTDTESFFFNDFLAMDTKGEAFWSTGSISWPVLISVAIIWAVTYAIMRRGARSGIEKAAKILMPLLVLMLLIVTLRGVTLEGASEGLNVLFTPDFSMLTNFDVWIAAYGQVFFSLSIGFATMITYASYLKKDQDLTNSGLIAAFANSGFEFLAAIGIFGALGFLAATTGTDVENVVSQSIGLAFVVFPQIINAFPGFNSLFGVLFFGSLVFAGLTSAISLLEPGVAALRDKLGISRTKAVNWLCGIAALVSVLYSTGGGIYFLDVVDHFTNQYGLLIGALLEVIAIAWVTKQLGFMHTHINYVSDIRLGAWWKWILFITPLILGGLAAKTLYGEISAGEPYGGSLGGMLVFGLGSLGLALVLGFVLQGMKWKTDISFKREEGKEHAS; via the coding sequence ATGAAGCAACAATCGGAACAATGGGGCAGTAGAGCGGGGTTTATCCTTGCAGCAGTTGGATCAGCGATTGGTTTGGGCAACATATGGAGATATCCTTATGTAGTGTATGAAAATGGAGGAGGCGCCTTCCTCGTTCCATATTTCATTGCTCTTTTAACAGCGGGTATTCCTATACTATTGCTAGAATATACACTGGGTCATCGTTTTCGTGGTTCAGCTCCCTTATCCTATCGACGGCTATCGAAAAATTGGGAATGGCTTGGATGGTTTCAAGTTCTCTTATCATTCGTTATTGTCTCCTACTACATGGTTATCATTGGATGGGCATTAAGTTATAGTTACTTCTCCTTTGGAACAAAGTGGGGGACGGATACCGAGTCATTCTTCTTTAACGATTTCTTGGCTATGGATACAAAAGGGGAAGCTTTTTGGTCGACAGGCTCGATTTCTTGGCCAGTACTCATATCGGTGGCTATTATCTGGGCAGTTACTTACGCCATTATGCGTCGAGGTGCTCGGAGTGGTATTGAGAAAGCAGCTAAAATTCTAATGCCACTGCTCGTCTTGATGCTCTTAATCGTTACCCTTCGTGGAGTAACATTAGAAGGTGCTTCTGAGGGTCTTAATGTTCTCTTTACCCCAGATTTTAGTATGCTGACCAACTTCGACGTTTGGATTGCAGCCTACGGACAAGTATTTTTCTCACTTAGTATCGGCTTTGCAACAATGATTACGTATGCTAGCTATTTGAAGAAAGATCAAGACCTAACAAACAGCGGCCTGATTGCGGCGTTTGCAAACAGTGGGTTTGAATTTTTAGCAGCTATCGGAATTTTTGGTGCATTAGGATTCTTAGCGGCAACCACTGGAACGGATGTTGAGAATGTAGTGTCGCAGTCGATCGGATTGGCATTTGTGGTATTCCCACAAATTATTAATGCTTTCCCAGGATTTAATTCTTTGTTTGGTGTTCTCTTCTTCGGATCGCTTGTTTTTGCAGGGCTTACATCTGCCATTTCCTTGTTGGAGCCAGGAGTAGCGGCACTACGTGATAAGTTGGGGATTAGCCGTACCAAAGCTGTAAACTGGCTTTGTGGTATTGCTGCCTTAGTTAGTGTGTTGTATTCAACAGGAGGGGGAATTTACTTCCTCGATGTGGTAGACCATTTTACCAATCAGTATGGATTGTTAATCGGTGCTTTGCTAGAAGTAATAGCGATCGCGTGGGTGACAAAGCAACTCGGTTTCATGCACACTCATATCAACTATGTATCTGATATTCGATTAGGTGCGTGGTGGAAATGGATTCTCTTTATCACCCCCCTCATTCTAGGTGGATTGGCAGCCAAAACCTTGTATGGCGAGATTTCTGCTGGAGAACCGTATGGAGGTAGCTTAGGTGGAATGCTTGTGTTTGGTCTGGGTTCACTAGGATTGGCACTCGTACTTGGCTTTGTGCTACAAGGGATGAAATGGAAAACAGATATATCCTTCAAACGTGAGGAAGGGAAGGAGCATGCATCATGA
- a CDS encoding glutaredoxin family protein, with the protein MAITLYSRSHCIECNVLKRFLHDQGLKYEERNCSLYPEYLKDVEAMGYLGVPVTVIDGQSVQGLDPDEILRLLGKEK; encoded by the coding sequence ATGGCAATTACGTTGTATTCACGCTCCCACTGTATCGAATGCAATGTCTTGAAACGATTTTTACATGATCAAGGTTTAAAGTATGAGGAACGGAACTGCTCTCTCTATCCAGAGTATTTAAAAGACGTAGAAGCGATGGGTTACTTAGGGGTTCCTGTCACCGTAATCGACGGGCAATCGGTACAAGGTCTAGATCCAGACGAGATTTTACGCTTATTGGGGAAAGAGAAATAA
- a CDS encoding M23 family metallopeptidase, giving the protein MFKQGFMVLLSTIISFSLTSSVFAVGENDNKASNESDARKALFESVELVTGVPWSVLAAIDQYERNLQRVRRDLSEKEGLISITIPPSRWSGELNPDSADNEPASIQFFTGIGQDGDGDGKADQGNEVDVTYTIARYLSSYGVTAENIRIGLWQYYQHPLAVDIITHMSKVYQQFNSLELDERTFVMPMRYNYTYHSTFGDRRGFGGLRIHEGTDIFADYGTPVLSPCYGYIELKGWNRFGGWRVGIRDLNNNYHYFAHLSSFDKKIAQGQVVEPGSILGYVGSSGYGPPGTSGKFPPHLHYGIYKFNGKTTYAFNPYPYLRNWERASKRRSL; this is encoded by the coding sequence ATGTTCAAACAAGGCTTTATGGTTCTTCTGTCCACTATCATCTCTTTCTCTCTGACATCTTCTGTCTTCGCAGTAGGAGAAAATGATAACAAGGCATCAAACGAAAGTGATGCACGAAAAGCGCTCTTTGAAAGTGTAGAACTCGTAACAGGAGTGCCTTGGAGTGTCTTGGCTGCCATAGATCAATATGAACGTAATTTACAACGTGTCCGCCGAGATTTGAGTGAAAAAGAGGGTCTTATTTCCATCACTATCCCTCCCTCACGCTGGTCAGGAGAATTAAATCCTGATTCTGCTGATAACGAGCCAGCATCCATTCAATTTTTCACTGGTATCGGACAAGACGGGGATGGAGATGGTAAAGCGGATCAAGGAAATGAAGTAGATGTTACCTATACTATTGCTCGTTACCTAAGCTCCTACGGGGTAACAGCAGAGAACATACGTATCGGACTTTGGCAATATTACCAACATCCCCTCGCTGTAGACATCATTACTCATATGAGTAAAGTATATCAGCAATTTAATTCCCTCGAGTTGGATGAACGCACATTCGTCATGCCTATGCGCTATAACTATACTTATCATAGTACATTTGGTGATCGTCGGGGCTTTGGTGGACTTCGTATCCATGAAGGAACAGACATTTTTGCCGATTATGGTACCCCAGTTCTCAGCCCTTGCTATGGTTACATTGAGCTGAAGGGATGGAACCGGTTCGGGGGATGGCGAGTTGGCATACGGGATTTAAATAATAACTATCACTACTTTGCTCACTTGAGCAGTTTTGACAAGAAGATTGCTCAAGGGCAAGTTGTTGAACCCGGTTCAATTTTAGGGTATGTGGGCTCATCTGGTTATGGACCTCCTGGAACCTCAGGGAAGTTTCCTCCCCATTTGCATTATGGCATATACAAATTTAATGGCAAGACCACCTACGCTTTTAATCCCTATCCTTACCTAAGAAATTGGGAACGTGCTTCCAAACGTCGTTCCCTTTAA